From Thalassococcus sp. S3, one genomic window encodes:
- a CDS encoding PP2C family protein-serine/threonine phosphatase — MTELEKQADEARQIVGASIRRVLVVDDSKLQRRILVSSLNRWGFEVLQAESGEAALEICAKTPPDLVLSDWMMPGMSGLEFCKTFRGLKHESYGYFILLTSKSDKGEIAEGLDAGADDFLTKPVNSDELRARISAGDRILRMQRELSEKNRVITKTLGKLQEVYDTIDKDLMQAKKIQESLVPNLSEQFGKSRVSLLLKPCGHIGGDLVGMFSPGPNRVGFYSIDVSGHGITSAMMTARLGSYLSSKHFDQNVAMELRLNKFFALRPPEEVAALLNNRLAADAGIEEYFTMVYGIADLRTGSVKLVQAGHPHPLLLRRDGTHEFIGSGGVPIGLLPDISYQQIELKMEVGDKLLLYSDGFTECEIGSGGMLEEDGLLRLISKAGPIKDGQEFLDDLFWRLTEEMSASQTMGDDVSATLFEYFGP; from the coding sequence GTGACCGAATTGGAAAAGCAGGCAGATGAGGCGAGGCAGATCGTCGGGGCGTCGATCCGGCGTGTTCTGGTGGTGGATGACAGCAAGTTGCAACGCCGCATCCTTGTCAGCTCGCTCAACCGCTGGGGGTTCGAGGTTCTACAGGCCGAAAGCGGCGAGGCCGCGCTTGAGATCTGCGCCAAGACACCGCCTGATCTGGTCTTAAGCGACTGGATGATGCCGGGGATGTCGGGCCTGGAATTCTGCAAGACTTTCAGGGGGTTGAAGCATGAAAGCTATGGCTATTTCATTCTGCTAACGTCCAAAAGCGATAAGGGCGAGATTGCCGAGGGCCTTGATGCGGGGGCCGATGACTTCCTCACGAAACCGGTCAATTCCGATGAGCTTCGCGCCCGGATTTCCGCGGGCGACCGCATCCTGCGGATGCAGCGTGAACTGTCCGAAAAGAACCGGGTGATCACAAAGACGCTGGGGAAACTGCAGGAGGTTTATGACACGATCGACAAGGACCTGATGCAGGCCAAGAAAATCCAGGAATCACTGGTTCCGAATCTTTCGGAGCAGTTTGGCAAGTCGCGGGTGAGCCTTCTTCTCAAACCATGTGGTCACATCGGGGGCGACCTTGTGGGAATGTTTTCGCCCGGACCGAACCGTGTCGGGTTCTACAGCATCGATGTGTCTGGCCATGGCATCACATCGGCGATGATGACCGCGCGACTAGGAAGTTACCTAAGCAGCAAGCATTTCGATCAGAACGTCGCGATGGAGCTGCGCCTGAACAAGTTCTTTGCACTCCGACCGCCCGAAGAAGTCGCCGCACTCCTCAACAATCGACTGGCGGCGGATGCCGGCATCGAAGAGTATTTTACCATGGTCTACGGGATCGCCGATCTTAGGACCGGATCGGTCAAGCTGGTACAGGCCGGGCACCCCCATCCGCTACTGCTCCGGCGTGATGGGACACATGAATTTATCGGGTCGGGCGGTGTCCCCATCGGTCTGTTACCCGACATTTCCTATCAGCAGATTGAGCTGAAGATGGAGGTGGGCGATAAGCTTTTGCTTTACTCCGACGGGTTTACCGAGTGTGAGATCGGATCGGGCGGGATGCTTGAAGAAGACGGGCTGCTTCGCCTGATCTCCAAGGCCGGTCCAATCAAGGACGGGCAGGAGTTTCTGGATGATCTCTTTTGGCGGCTGACCGAAGAGATGAGCGCCAGCCAGACAATGGGTGACGATGTCTCAGCCACGTTGTTCGAATATTTCGGGCCCTGA
- a CDS encoding SDR family oxidoreductase: MDVSGKTVVITGAASGIGAALARQMAQAGAHVVIADLQEQAAIDLAQQIGGLAVSCDVTREGDIRAVVEKAEDAFGQVDIFVSNAGLGRGEPDHAASASDEVWQLNWDVHVMSHVYAARAVLPKMIERGEGYLVQMASAAGLLCQIGDAAYSATKHAAVSFAESLAITHGMDGIKVSVICPQYVATPLIGLTEEAAEGRPSLLTPDDAAKAIMQGIQEEVFLILPHKEVQEYTRLKSTDYERWLQGMRLLRAKAIDDMGSLQPQNFYKLM; encoded by the coding sequence ATGGACGTTTCTGGGAAAACCGTGGTTATCACCGGCGCGGCGAGCGGCATTGGCGCGGCGCTTGCACGTCAGATGGCCCAAGCCGGTGCGCATGTTGTCATCGCGGATCTGCAGGAACAGGCGGCCATAGACCTGGCACAGCAGATCGGCGGTCTTGCGGTGTCCTGCGATGTGACGCGGGAAGGCGATATCAGGGCGGTTGTCGAAAAGGCCGAAGACGCGTTTGGACAGGTCGATATCTTTGTGTCCAACGCGGGCCTGGGTCGAGGTGAGCCGGATCACGCGGCCTCCGCCAGTGATGAGGTCTGGCAGCTTAACTGGGACGTTCACGTGATGTCGCATGTCTACGCGGCCCGCGCGGTGCTTCCGAAAATGATCGAACGGGGCGAGGGTTATCTTGTACAGATGGCATCGGCGGCGGGGCTCTTGTGCCAGATCGGCGATGCGGCGTATTCGGCGACAAAACACGCGGCGGTCAGCTTTGCGGAATCCCTCGCGATCACCCACGGGATGGACGGTATCAAGGTTTCGGTGATTTGTCCGCAATACGTCGCCACACCGCTCATCGGCTTGACCGAGGAGGCGGCAGAGGGGCGGCCATCCCTGCTGACGCCAGATGACGCGGCAAAGGCGATCATGCAGGGCATTCAGGAAGAGGTCTTTCTGATCCTGCCGCACAAGGAGGTGCAGGAATATACGCGGCTGAAGTCGACGGATTACGAGCGCTGGTTGCAGGGTATGAGATTGCTGCGCGCCAAGGCTATTGATGACATGGGGTCCCTGCAGCCCCAGAATTTCTATAAACTGATGTAA
- a CDS encoding NUDIX hydrolase, with product MIRRFGSAPEKGQKYILRPGVYAILPKGGALLLTCQNDGTPDIQLPGGGIDPGESPLVALQREVYEETGWLIGRPRRIGAFRRYAFMPEYDLWAEKLCTIYTALPTRRLGPPLEEHHEVMWMTPDRASKMLGNAGDRHFVKTFVR from the coding sequence ATGATCAGGCGTTTTGGCTCGGCCCCTGAAAAAGGGCAGAAATACATATTGCGGCCCGGAGTTTACGCCATTCTGCCCAAAGGCGGTGCGCTATTACTGACCTGCCAGAATGACGGCACACCGGATATTCAGCTTCCCGGCGGGGGCATCGATCCGGGCGAATCGCCACTCGTCGCCCTGCAGCGCGAGGTCTATGAAGAGACGGGATGGCTGATTGGTCGGCCTCGTCGGATCGGAGCATTTCGGCGCTATGCTTTCATGCCGGAATACGATCTCTGGGCCGAAAAGCTTTGCACGATCTATACCGCGCTACCAACCCGCCGCCTGGGTCCCCCGCTGGAGGAGCATCACGAAGTCATGTGGATGACGCCGGACCGGGCCAGCAAGATGCTCGGGAACGCGGGTGATCGTCACTTCGTCAAAACCTTCGTCAGGTAA
- the ilvA gene encoding threonine ammonia-lyase IlvA, producing the protein MTDFQENARAAAQAMRDVFPATPLQLNAHLSARYGAEIWLKREDLSPVRSYKLRGAFNAMRKQADQSLFVCASAGNHAQGVAFMCRHFGKKGVIFMPVTTPAQKVQKTRMFGGDAIEVRLIGDYFDDTLAASQAFCAEKGGHFLSPFDDEDVIEGQASVAVEIEVQMPKLPDRIILPVGGGGLSAGMRSYFEDRVAFTFVEPAGGASLRAALRSGAPQTLPKLDTFVDGAAVARIGDKTFARLKKVNLADLLIAPEDRICGTILEMLNVEGIVLEPAGAMSVDVLDEMADQIKGESVVCVTTGGNFDFERLPEVKERAQKFAGLKKYFILRLPQRPGALKDFLNYLGPADNITRFEYLKKSARNFGSVLIGIETDTPGNFDALFSQMDDAGFTYTDITNDETLAQFVI; encoded by the coding sequence ATGACCGACTTTCAGGAAAATGCCCGCGCCGCCGCGCAGGCCATGCGGGACGTGTTTCCGGCCACTCCGCTGCAACTGAATGCACATCTGAGTGCGCGCTATGGCGCCGAAATCTGGCTCAAGCGCGAGGATTTGAGCCCGGTTCGATCCTACAAGCTGCGCGGTGCCTTCAACGCGATGCGCAAACAGGCGGATCAGTCGCTTTTCGTCTGTGCCAGCGCTGGAAACCACGCACAGGGCGTTGCGTTCATGTGCCGTCATTTCGGGAAAAAGGGCGTGATCTTCATGCCCGTGACCACGCCTGCTCAAAAGGTACAAAAGACCAGGATGTTCGGCGGTGACGCGATCGAGGTTCGGCTGATCGGCGACTATTTCGACGATACGCTTGCTGCGTCGCAGGCCTTTTGCGCGGAAAAAGGTGGTCATTTCCTGTCGCCCTTCGATGATGAAGACGTCATCGAGGGACAGGCCAGCGTCGCGGTCGAGATCGAAGTGCAGATGCCCAAATTGCCCGATCGCATCATTCTTCCCGTCGGTGGTGGCGGCTTGTCGGCGGGGATGCGCAGCTATTTCGAGGATCGCGTCGCCTTCACCTTCGTGGAGCCTGCCGGAGGGGCCAGCCTGCGGGCCGCATTGCGAAGCGGCGCGCCGCAGACGTTGCCAAAACTGGACACATTCGTGGACGGGGCGGCTGTGGCCCGGATCGGGGACAAAACCTTTGCGCGGCTGAAGAAGGTCAATCTTGCGGATCTTCTGATCGCGCCCGAGGACCGCATTTGCGGCACCATCCTTGAAATGCTGAATGTAGAAGGCATCGTGCTTGAGCCTGCAGGCGCCATGTCGGTTGATGTGCTGGACGAGATGGCGGACCAGATCAAAGGAGAAAGCGTCGTTTGCGTGACGACCGGAGGCAATTTCGACTTTGAACGCCTGCCCGAGGTCAAGGAGCGAGCGCAGAAGTTCGCGGGGCTGAAGAAATACTTCATACTCAGACTGCCCCAGCGCCCGGGTGCCTTGAAGGATTTTCTCAATTACCTGGGGCCTGCAGACAACATCACCCGGTTTGAGTATCTCAAGAAGTCGGCCCGCAATTTCGGTTCGGTCCTGATTGGGATCGAAACAGACACGCCGGGCAATTTCGACGCGCTGTTTTCCCAGATGGATGACGCAGGGTTCACCTATACCGATATCACGAATGATGAGACGCTGGCGCAGTTCGTGATTTGA
- a CDS encoding CoA pyrophosphatase, translating into MNDVEDRLRAALARPGHASSDFDLNPDVALPAGRKLRPAGVLVGVTSFEKVPTVILTKRSSALKHHPGQIAFPGGKQDETDRDVRAAALREAREEIGLPASHVDVLGDLPTHETVTGFSVTPVVAVIRDEFATQPEPGEVAEVFRVPLPHLLQPENYQIEARAWRGQQRRFFTVPFGPYYIWGATARMLRGLAARMEE; encoded by the coding sequence GTGAATGATGTCGAAGACCGGTTGCGCGCCGCTCTGGCGCGCCCCGGCCATGCCTCCTCTGACTTTGATCTGAACCCGGATGTGGCTTTGCCGGCGGGGCGCAAGCTGCGCCCGGCCGGGGTTCTTGTGGGGGTGACGAGTTTTGAAAAGGTGCCGACGGTCATTCTGACCAAACGCTCATCCGCGCTTAAGCATCATCCCGGCCAGATCGCCTTTCCCGGCGGCAAACAGGATGAGACTGACAGGGACGTCCGCGCTGCTGCGCTGCGCGAAGCGCGGGAGGAGATCGGCTTGCCCGCATCTCACGTCGATGTCCTGGGTGACCTTCCCACACATGAGACGGTGACCGGCTTTTCCGTCACGCCGGTTGTCGCAGTTATCCGGGATGAATTCGCTACCCAACCGGAACCGGGAGAGGTGGCAGAGGTTTTTCGCGTGCCGCTGCCGCATCTGCTGCAGCCTGAGAACTACCAGATCGAGGCCCGCGCCTGGCGCGGCCAGCAGCGCCGGTTTTTCACGGTTCCGTTCGGTCCCTATTATATCTGGGGCGCCACGGCGCGCATGCTGAGAGGGTTGGCCGCACGGATGGAGGAGTGA
- a CDS encoding Hpt domain-containing protein translates to MIKWARVAELREEIGEEDFDEVVDLFLEEVQEVVTKLRTNPSLADLEQDLHFLKGSALSLGFARFSELCQNGEQRSASGDAASVDLAEILTGFEQSKKVFLAELQDQMANT, encoded by the coding sequence ATGATCAAATGGGCGCGTGTGGCAGAACTACGCGAGGAAATCGGCGAAGAGGATTTTGACGAGGTAGTGGACCTGTTTCTGGAAGAGGTACAAGAGGTCGTCACCAAACTTCGTACAAATCCCAGTTTGGCGGACCTTGAACAAGACCTCCATTTCCTGAAAGGCAGCGCATTGAGCCTGGGCTTTGCCCGCTTTTCCGAGCTGTGCCAAAATGGCGAACAACGCTCTGCATCGGGGGACGCGGCCAGTGTCGACCTGGCCGAGATCCTGACCGGTTTCGAGCAATCGAAGAAAGTGTTCCTTGCGGAACTCCAGGATCAGATGGCCAATACCTGA
- a CDS encoding ABC transporter ATP-binding protein: MFRFFENLVDPFVSYPETDTPPTKLWPFMREYARPFHKVFAITAGLSVVVAAIEIGLIYYMGRVVDLLGDTPEQVWADNGLEFILLALFVLLLRPLIQAVDVLFLNNSILPNFGTLIRWRAHKHVLRQSVGWFENDFAGRIANRIMQTPPAAGEVVFQVFDAISFSLAYLVGAAILLTTSDPRLLIPLLGWFVLYGALVNWTIRRIGPASQAASDARSALTGRVVDSYTNIHSVKMFANNEHELAYAREAIENTRATVQREMRIYTTMDIALVTLNGLLIVSVVGWAIYLWMQGTTSVGVVAAATALTLRLNAMTGWIMWALTSFFQQLGVVAEGMETIAQPIDLVDDGDARQLQLTEGKIELQGLTHHYGRGSGGLDNIDLTIHPGEKIGLIGRSGAGKSTLVKLLLRFYDVEDGRILIDGQDIAKVTQDSLRQQIGMVQQDSALLHRSVRDNLLYGRPDATEDQMIAAAKQAEAHEFILDLQDPQGRQGYDAHVGERGVKLSGGQRQRVTLARVILKDAPILLLDEATSALDSEVEAAIQDTLYGMMEGKTVIAIAHRLSTIAQMDRILVMDQGRIVEEGSHSALLAQGGLYASFWARQSGGFLNPEAAE; encoded by the coding sequence ATGTTTCGTTTCTTTGAAAACCTCGTCGATCCTTTTGTCTCCTATCCGGAAACGGATACGCCGCCCACCAAGCTATGGCCGTTCATGCGCGAATACGCACGGCCGTTCCACAAGGTCTTTGCGATTACTGCCGGTCTGTCTGTCGTGGTCGCTGCGATCGAGATTGGCCTGATCTATTACATGGGCCGGGTGGTGGACTTGTTGGGTGATACGCCCGAACAGGTCTGGGCCGATAACGGGCTGGAATTCATTCTACTCGCGCTCTTCGTGCTGCTCCTGCGCCCGTTGATCCAGGCGGTGGATGTGCTGTTTCTGAACAACTCGATCCTTCCCAATTTCGGAACGCTGATCCGGTGGCGCGCTCATAAACACGTGCTGCGCCAGTCGGTGGGCTGGTTCGAGAACGATTTCGCCGGGCGCATTGCCAACCGTATCATGCAGACCCCGCCCGCCGCGGGGGAGGTGGTGTTTCAGGTCTTTGACGCAATCTCTTTCTCTCTCGCCTATCTGGTGGGTGCTGCGATCCTGCTGACCACGTCGGATCCGCGCCTGCTGATCCCGCTGCTAGGCTGGTTTGTGCTTTATGGTGCGCTGGTGAACTGGACGATCCGGCGGATCGGTCCGGCCTCGCAAGCGGCCTCGGACGCGCGGTCGGCGCTGACTGGACGGGTTGTCGACAGTTATACCAACATCCATTCGGTCAAGATGTTCGCCAATAATGAACATGAGCTGGCCTATGCCCGCGAGGCCATCGAGAACACCCGCGCGACCGTGCAGCGGGAGATGCGGATCTACACGACGATGGATATCGCGCTTGTGACCCTGAACGGTCTTCTGATCGTGAGCGTCGTGGGCTGGGCCATCTATCTGTGGATGCAGGGCACGACCAGCGTGGGTGTAGTTGCCGCGGCAACGGCGCTGACACTGCGGCTGAACGCGATGACGGGCTGGATCATGTGGGCGCTGACCTCGTTCTTCCAGCAACTGGGTGTCGTAGCCGAGGGGATGGAGACCATCGCCCAGCCGATTGACCTGGTGGATGACGGCGACGCCCGTCAGTTGCAGCTGACTGAGGGCAAGATCGAACTGCAGGGCCTGACGCACCATTACGGGCGCGGGTCCGGCGGGCTCGACAACATCGACCTGACGATCCATCCGGGCGAGAAGATCGGACTGATCGGACGGTCAGGTGCGGGCAAATCGACCTTGGTCAAGCTGCTTTTGCGGTTCTACGATGTCGAGGATGGGCGCATTCTGATCGACGGTCAGGATATCGCCAAGGTGACACAGGACAGCCTGCGTCAGCAGATCGGCATGGTCCAGCAGGACAGCGCACTCTTGCACCGGTCGGTGCGGGACAATCTGCTTTACGGTCGGCCCGATGCCACCGAGGACCAGATGATCGCAGCCGCCAAACAGGCTGAAGCGCATGAATTCATCCTCGACCTGCAGGACCCGCAGGGCAGGCAGGGCTATGACGCCCATGTGGGCGAGCGCGGCGTGAAACTGTCGGGCGGTCAGCGCCAGAGGGTGACCTTGGCACGGGTGATCCTGAAGGACGCGCCGATCCTGCTGCTTGACGAGGCAACAAGTGCTCTGGACAGCGAGGTGGAGGCAGCCATTCAGGATACGCTCTACGGTATGATGGAGGGCAAGACGGTGATCGCCATCGCGCACCGCCTGTCGACCATCGCGCAGATGGACCGGATCCTCGTGATGGATCAGGGCCGGATCGTTGAAGAGGGGAGCCATTCCGCGCTTTTGGCGCAAGGCGGGCTATATGCCAGCTTCTGGGCGCGTCAATCGGGCGGGTTCCTCAACCCGGAGGCTGCTGAATGA
- a CDS encoding ABC transporter ATP-binding protein — protein sequence MKIENWIDAFRHAEGPPPQTLTAFMGWCLSGAWPMLALAAFFSALAGAMEAGTALVLGLVVDAAVAIGPDQFFDGRNLGMIVGAVAFFLLARPVFFGLSSATNSIIVQPNVNPLVLSRLHRWTLGQSVSFFDDDFAGRIAQKQMQAARAVTDVAVEMINVVAFALASLVGSLLLLSTINARVTAVFLLWLIAYFALIKWFLPRVRERSAARAATRAMVSGQIVDTITNIKTVKLFAHADHEDRAALGAIGKFRDRSIDYGYLAAGFRFCLMTLAGLLPVLLIGATLFFWQAGQATTGDIVAAGAVAIRIAQMTGWVSFTLMVIYANIGEIEDGMRTLTPRTRLPDRDGAPDLDVSEGEIVFDDVTFAYGRQSGGIRDIDLTVKAGEKLGVVGASGAGKSTLVSLLLRLYQRENGSISIDGVDVEDITQESLRRQIGMVTQETAMFNRSARENILYGRPDATEEEMVAAAQKAEAHEFILGLEDHKGRKGYEAHLGERGVKLSGGQRQRIALARALLKDAPILVLDEATSALDSEVEASIQTALHRVMEGKTVLAIAHRLSTLSEMDRIIVMDQGQIVEDGTHDALLAKGGLYAQYWNRQSGGFIRAEAAE from the coding sequence ATGAAGATCGAGAACTGGATCGACGCCTTCCGCCACGCCGAGGGTCCACCACCCCAGACGCTCACCGCGTTCATGGGGTGGTGCCTGTCAGGCGCCTGGCCGATGCTCGCCCTCGCAGCCTTCTTTTCGGCCCTTGCGGGCGCGATGGAGGCGGGCACCGCATTGGTGCTTGGCCTTGTCGTCGATGCGGCGGTGGCCATCGGACCGGACCAGTTCTTTGACGGGCGCAACCTGGGCATGATCGTCGGGGCGGTCGCGTTCTTCCTGCTCGCGCGTCCGGTGTTCTTTGGCCTCTCGTCCGCTACCAACTCGATCATCGTGCAGCCCAATGTGAACCCTCTGGTCCTGTCGCGCCTTCACCGATGGACGCTGGGCCAGTCGGTGAGCTTTTTTGACGATGACTTCGCGGGTCGTATCGCGCAAAAGCAGATGCAAGCGGCGCGCGCGGTCACGGATGTCGCGGTCGAGATGATCAATGTGGTGGCCTTTGCGCTGGCGTCGCTGGTTGGATCGCTCCTGCTGTTGTCGACCATCAACGCAAGGGTCACGGCGGTGTTTCTGCTTTGGCTCATCGCCTATTTCGCGCTGATCAAATGGTTCCTGCCCCGGGTGCGCGAACGCTCGGCCGCACGGGCAGCGACGCGCGCGATGGTGTCGGGCCAGATCGTGGATACGATCACCAACATCAAGACGGTCAAACTGTTCGCCCACGCCGATCACGAGGACCGCGCGGCTTTGGGTGCCATCGGCAAATTTCGGGATCGGTCCATCGACTATGGCTATCTTGCCGCCGGGTTCCGGTTCTGCCTGATGACGCTCGCCGGTCTGCTGCCGGTTCTGCTGATCGGGGCCACGCTGTTTTTCTGGCAAGCCGGTCAGGCCACCACAGGCGATATTGTCGCTGCCGGTGCCGTGGCGATCCGGATCGCGCAGATGACCGGCTGGGTCAGCTTCACCCTGATGGTGATCTACGCCAATATTGGCGAGATTGAGGACGGTATGCGCACGCTCACACCGCGCACGCGGTTGCCCGACAGGGACGGCGCGCCTGATCTTGACGTGAGCGAAGGGGAGATCGTTTTCGACGATGTGACCTTTGCCTATGGACGGCAAAGCGGCGGGATCCGCGACATCGACCTCACCGTGAAAGCCGGAGAGAAACTGGGCGTTGTCGGTGCGTCGGGCGCAGGCAAGTCGACGCTCGTTTCGTTGCTTCTGCGGCTCTATCAACGGGAAAACGGGTCGATTTCGATCGACGGGGTCGATGTCGAGGACATTACCCAGGAAAGTCTCAGACGCCAGATCGGAATGGTCACGCAGGAAACGGCGATGTTCAACCGCTCTGCACGGGAGAACATTCTTTACGGTCGTCCCGACGCGACCGAGGAGGAGATGGTCGCCGCCGCACAGAAGGCGGAGGCGCATGAGTTCATTCTGGGGCTTGAGGATCACAAGGGTCGTAAAGGGTACGAGGCGCATCTGGGTGAGCGGGGCGTGAAGCTGTCGGGCGGGCAACGGCAAAGGATCGCGCTGGCCCGCGCGCTGCTGAAAGACGCGCCGATCCTGGTGCTGGACGAGGCGACGAGCGCGCTTGATTCCGAGGTGGAAGCGTCGATCCAGACAGCCCTGCACCGGGTGATGGAGGGCAAGACGGTGCTGGCCATCGCCCACCGCCTGTCGACCCTGTCAGAGATGGATCGCATCATCGTGATGGATCAAGGTCAGATCGTGGAAGACGGCACGCACGACGCGCTCCTCGCCAAGGGCGGGCTTTACGCGCAGTACTGGAATCGTCAATCGGGCGGGTTTATCCGGGCGGAAGCCGCGGAATAG
- a CDS encoding CCA tRNA nucleotidyltransferase, producing MRITGTWLQRAETQAVFDALGQEDATLLFVGGCVRNALLGQPVADIDISTDLRPEDVLERAEAAGLRAVPTGLAHGTVTVISGGIPHEVTTFRKDIETDGRRAVVAFSRDIKEDAARRDFTMNALYADPSGEVIDPLGGLPDLRARRVRFIGDAQDRIREDYLRSLRFFRFHAWYGAAEDGLDPDALAAIAGNLDGLATLAKERVGAEMLKLLNAPDPAPSVAAMAQAGVLAALLPGADPRALAPLVHLETDLSLAPKAERRLAALAGQDVAHSLRLSKPLARYLDEVRTALEDGAEAGSLGFRYGVVLAKDILALRGAIMAQPVEATEIEAAHAGAAAECPVTAKDLMPDYQGAALGARLKELTERWVASGFRLTKADLLSKRD from the coding sequence ATGCGGATCACCGGCACCTGGCTGCAAAGGGCGGAGACGCAGGCCGTTTTTGACGCGCTGGGCCAGGAGGATGCCACACTTCTTTTCGTGGGGGGCTGCGTGCGCAATGCGCTTTTGGGCCAGCCGGTTGCGGATATCGACATCTCGACTGATTTGCGTCCCGAGGACGTGTTGGAGCGGGCGGAGGCCGCGGGTCTGAGGGCGGTTCCAACAGGGCTTGCCCATGGAACGGTTACGGTGATCTCGGGCGGAATCCCACATGAGGTGACCACCTTCCGAAAAGACATTGAAACAGATGGCCGACGCGCCGTTGTCGCGTTTTCACGCGATATAAAAGAGGACGCAGCGCGGCGCGACTTTACCATGAACGCGCTTTATGCCGATCCAAGCGGTGAGGTGATCGACCCGTTAGGCGGTTTGCCGGACCTTCGGGCGCGGCGCGTGCGGTTCATCGGCGATGCGCAGGACCGGATCCGGGAGGATTACCTGAGGAGCCTGCGCTTTTTTAGGTTCCACGCATGGTACGGCGCGGCGGAGGATGGGCTCGACCCCGACGCGCTGGCTGCGATTGCTGGAAATCTCGACGGGCTTGCCACCCTTGCAAAAGAGCGGGTCGGGGCGGAGATGTTAAAGCTGCTGAACGCGCCGGATCCGGCGCCGTCTGTCGCGGCGATGGCGCAAGCTGGGGTGCTGGCAGCTCTCTTACCGGGCGCAGATCCAAGGGCTCTTGCACCATTGGTCCATCTTGAGACGGATCTGAGCCTTGCGCCAAAGGCGGAGCGTCGCCTGGCCGCGCTGGCCGGGCAGGACGTGGCCCATAGCTTGCGGTTGTCCAAGCCGCTGGCGCGCTATCTGGACGAGGTTCGAACAGCTTTGGAAGACGGTGCAGAGGCGGGCTCTCTGGGATTTCGCTATGGAGTTGTGCTTGCCAAAGATATTCTGGCGCTCCGCGGCGCGATCATGGCGCAGCCGGTTGAAGCCACCGAAATCGAGGCCGCGCATGCCGGCGCCGCCGCCGAATGCCCGGTCACTGCAAAGGACTTGATGCCGGACTATCAGGGCGCGGCGTTGGGTGCGCGATTGAAGGAACTGACCGAGCGTTGGGTGGCGTCAGGCTTTCGGCTGACCAAGGCGGACCTGCTGTCGAAAAGAGATTAA
- a CDS encoding Hsp33 family molecular chaperone HslO, which yields MTLGSKLAWDDTVLPFQLDASDMRGRVARLDGVLSGILKQHDYPSQVEALVAEMALLTALIGQTIDLRWKLSLQVQSKGAVRMIATDYYAPEKTGEPAKIRAYASFDAARLTDGAPFDQIGDGYFAILIDQGEGTTPYQGITPLDGGSLSACAEAYFAQSEQLPTRFSLSFGLSSEPGVAEHWRAGGIMLQHMPKASPFVAQADGSGEILKPADLIDGEEGDNWNRVNILLGTVEEMELIGPTVPPTDLLVRLFHEEQPRVFDAQAVRFGCTCSEERVRQSLSIYSQRDIEKMQTEDGRVTADCQFCSAHYDLDPKTLGFEAEKAPGE from the coding sequence ATGACACTCGGATCGAAACTCGCGTGGGACGATACCGTCCTGCCCTTCCAGCTTGATGCCTCCGATATGCGCGGCCGCGTCGCGCGGCTTGACGGGGTGTTGAGCGGTATTCTGAAACAGCACGACTATCCGTCTCAGGTCGAGGCGCTGGTAGCCGAGATGGCATTGCTGACCGCACTGATCGGGCAGACCATCGACCTGCGGTGGAAGCTGTCGCTTCAGGTTCAATCCAAAGGCGCCGTGCGGATGATTGCGACGGATTACTATGCACCCGAAAAGACCGGGGAGCCTGCGAAGATCCGGGCCTATGCCAGCTTTGATGCCGCACGTCTGACCGATGGCGCGCCGTTCGACCAGATCGGAGATGGATATTTCGCGATCCTCATCGACCAGGGCGAGGGCACGACACCCTATCAGGGCATTACCCCGCTGGACGGCGGATCGCTGAGCGCTTGTGCGGAGGCGTATTTCGCCCAGTCCGAGCAATTGCCAACGCGCTTTTCGCTGAGCTTTGGTCTCTCGTCCGAGCCGGGCGTGGCCGAGCATTGGCGCGCGGGTGGCATCATGTTGCAGCACATGCCCAAGGCATCGCCCTTCGTGGCGCAGGCGGATGGCAGCGGAGAGATTCTGAAGCCCGCCGATCTGATCGATGGGGAGGAGGGCGACAACTGGAACCGGGTGAACATCCTGCTCGGCACCGTCGAAGAGATGGAATTGATCGGCCCCACCGTGCCGCCCACCGATCTGCTGGTCCGGCTGTTTCACGAAGAACAGCCAAGGGTTTTTGACGCGCAGGCGGTAAGGTTCGGATGTACCTGTTCCGAAGAACGAGTGCGACAGAGCCTGTCGATCTATTCCCAAAGGGATATCGAGAAGATGCAGACCGAGGACGGTCGCGTCACTGCGGATTGCCAGTTCTGCAGCGCTCATTACGATCTGGACCCCAAGACCTTGGGGTTCGAGGCGGAGAAAGCGCCCGGTGAATGA